The following proteins come from a genomic window of Anopheles ziemanni chromosome 3, idAnoZiCoDA_A2_x.2, whole genome shotgun sequence:
- the LOC131287783 gene encoding isochorismatase domain-containing protein 1-like codes for MARQLTKLGYLDVKKTLFMLCDLQDKFRPGMKMFDPVIKNTSKLLQAGKILDVPLIVTEHYPEKLGRIVKDLDVAHAKGVYPKTLFSMMIPEVQRKIEELYGQSGPETVVLFGLESHICLEQTAMDLLSKGYTVHVAADCSVSRTQEDRKLALERMQQYGCIVSTSENIIFKLMRDKQHPAFDKIRHLVRDPSVDTELAKL; via the exons atggcTCGTCAACTGACCAAACTCGGATATTTGGACGTTAAGAAAACGTTGTTCATGCTCTGTGACTTGCAGGATAAGTTTCGTCCTGGCATGAAGATGTTTGATCCCGTGATAAAGAACACCAGCAAATTG CTACAAGCCGGCAAAATCTTGGACGTGCCACTGATCGTGACAGAACACTACCCCGAGAAGCTTGGTCGCATCGTGAAGGATCTGGACGTGGCTCACGCGAAGGGAGTTTACCCGAAGACGCTCTTCAGCATGATGATACCGGAGGTGCAGCGTAAAATCGAAGAACTGTACGGCCAGAGCGGTCCGGAAACGGTGGTTCTTTTCGGTCTCGAGTCGCACATATGTCTCGAGCAGACGGCCATGGATTTGCTGAGCAAAGGTTACACGGTCCATGTGGCGGCGGATTGTTCGGTCTCGCGCACCCAGGAGGACCGCAAACTTGCCCTCGAGCGTATGCAGCAGTACGGTTGCATCGTATCCACTAGCGAGAACATTATCTTCAAGCTGATGCGCGATAAGCAGCATCCGGCGTTCGATAAGATACGCCACCTGGTACGTGACCCGTCGGTCGATACGGAGTTAGCTAAGTTGTGA